The genomic stretch ATCAGCATTAAGAGCTGTGGCGTCAGGAGAGCATTTTTATGGGCAAAGCATTGCTAAAATAATTTACGATGTTTATATTAATAAAAAACACGAAAAAGACAATAACAAATCGAAGCAACTCAGCAAAAAACAAGAACTTACAAGTAGAGAATTGCAAATAATAAAATTATGGTGCGATGGAAAAACCACCAAAGAAATGGCTAAGGAATTGAATATTAGCCATAGAACAATAGAATCTCACAAAGCAAATATTCTCAAAAAGCTAGAATTTAATAAATTTACTGACTTAATAAAATTTGCTATAAAAAAAAGAATCATAACTCTTTAAAAATGGATAAAATTGAAAGAATTAAGCTTTTAACAGCAGAATTAAATAAATACAATTACCAATATTATGTTTGCGACAATCCTCAAATTTCTGACTATGAATTTGACATGCTCTTAAAAGAGCTTGAGAGCTTAGAAAAAGAAACTGGTCATATAGAACCTGATAGTCCAAGCCACCGTGTGGGGGGACAAATAACAAAGCAATTTGAAAATGCAAAACATATTTTCCCCATGCTTTCGCTCTCAAACGCTTATTCTGAAGGCGAAATAAATGACTTCCTAACACGATGCCTAAAATTCGGAAACGACAATTTAGACCTAGTTTGCGAGCCAAAATATGACGGTGTAGCTATCAGTTTGGTTTACAAAAATGGTATTTTAGACAAGGCTATCACTCGCGGAGATGGTGTTTATGGCGATGTAGTAACTGCAAATGTAAAAACAATTAAAAGCATTCCTCTGAAATTAATTGGCGACGACTTCCCTAGTCTATTTGAGTTTAGAGGTGAAATAATTTTACCATTTAGCTCCTTCGATAAAATAAATCAAGAACGAACAGAAAACGGCAATCCCCCTTTTGCAAATGCTAGAAATGCAGCTTCCGGCACACTAAAACTGCAAGATTCCGCTGAAGTAGCTTCTAGAGAATTAGACTGCATGCTATATTCAATTATGAGCGAAGAAGAAATTGCTGAAACCCATTTTGAAACCATGCAAAAAGCAAAAAAATGGGGATTTAAAATAAATGACTTTATAAAAAAATGCAGTTCTATTGATGATGTAATGCAATATTTAAAAAAATGGGAAGGCAAACGCAACAATCTACCTTTTGCAATAGACGGCGCTGTGATAAAAGTAAACAATTTCAAGTTGCAAGAAGAAATGGGATATACAGCAAAATCTCCTCGCTGGGCTATTGCTTTTAAATATAAAGCAGAATCTGTTATTACAAAAATTTTAAGCATCGATTATCAAGTTGGACGAACGGGAATTATTACTCCTGTTGCTAATTTAGAACCTGTGCAAATTGCCGGTACAACTGTAAAGCGTGCGACACTACATAATGCCGACATTATTTCGCAACTAGACTTACATTACGACGATTTTGTCCACGTAGAAAAAGGCGGAGAAATAATTCCAAAAATCACAAAAGTTGAAACAGAGCTAAGAGAAACCAATGCAAAAAAAGTTGAATTTATTTCAAATTGCCCAGAATGCAATACTCCACTGCAACAAAATGATGGCGAAGTAGCTTGGTTTTGCCCAAACGAAGAAAATTGCCCGCCGCAAATAAAAGGCAAAATCGAACATTTTATTTCAAAAAAAGCCATGAACATTGATAGCCTCGGAGAAGGAACTATAGAATTGCTTTTTGATAAAAATCTAATTAAAAATCCTGCCGACTTATATTTCCTAAAACCAGAGCAAATAATTGGTCTTGAAAAAATAATT from Bacteroidales bacterium encodes the following:
- the ligA gene encoding NAD-dependent DNA ligase LigA, with protein sequence MDKIERIKLLTAELNKYNYQYYVCDNPQISDYEFDMLLKELESLEKETGHIEPDSPSHRVGGQITKQFENAKHIFPMLSLSNAYSEGEINDFLTRCLKFGNDNLDLVCEPKYDGVAISLVYKNGILDKAITRGDGVYGDVVTANVKTIKSIPLKLIGDDFPSLFEFRGEIILPFSSFDKINQERTENGNPPFANARNAASGTLKLQDSAEVASRELDCMLYSIMSEEEIAETHFETMQKAKKWGFKINDFIKKCSSIDDVMQYLKKWEGKRNNLPFAIDGAVIKVNNFKLQEEMGYTAKSPRWAIAFKYKAESVITKILSIDYQVGRTGIITPVANLEPVQIAGTTVKRATLHNADIISQLDLHYDDFVHVEKGGEIIPKITKVETELRETNAKKVEFISNCPECNTPLQQNDGEVAWFCPNEENCPPQIKGKIEHFISKKAMNIDSLGEGTIELLFDKNLIKNPADLYFLKPEQIIGLEKIIIDKNSGKERVIRLQEKSTENLFNGIENSKKTPFEKVLFALGIKHVGETIAANIANHVKSMDNLMSMGIDELTQINDVGITIAESIVKWVNSENNIKTINRLKEAGIQFEIKEQNIQSNKLDGLTFVISGVFSSPERREELKKIIIQNGGKVSSSVSSKTNFLLAGENVGPSKRAAAEANSVKIIDENTFISMINQ